The region TTTTAACATTTAGAAACATGAGAATACTATAATTGAAAACATATACACAtgcgcatatatatatatatatatatatatatatatatatatatatatatatatatatatatatatatatatatattgattttgcTTTCTTAGTCTTTGAAATTCTGATTTTGCTTTATGCGAACAGAACTTGTTTTGGTTATatgtaaacattaaaaaaataaaaatctgatttttttttttatattttgaatctaACTCTATTTAAAGTGCAAACAACAACAACTAGGTATCTCTACAAACAATTCATCTGTTCTTCTTTTTATACTTTCACACATTATCGTAGATGTATTATGTATATGTGCAAATATGTTGTAAAACAAAGCATGCATGCctttataaagatatattaataacttttgttTAGGATCATGTACGTGCAATTATAACcagattaaaaaaaagtgtagtATGAGTTGCCACGTtacatgctttgcttgcattgTCTAGGCAAAGTTAACAGTTTTGCAGACAAAAAGTGTTgagattataataaaaaaattgatttggcATATGAAAATCTTTTGTCTTCACACGTGCAGTTAAACAGTGGATGTCATTTGCTTTTCTGATGCTTTTGCTTCTGATTGAAGGAATCGTTCATGCATAAAAAGATGAATGGAATTTGAATCAAAGATGATGCAAAAACTCATTATCTTTATATGATATGTTCCTGTTTTCTTTATGAATTTcgattctttattttttctgtgtgttttcaaaatttattaattatgatcatttattttaaagttttaaaatatattaaaaatatcctTAAAATATCAAAGTGGTATATTTTAATGTTCAATAATGCTGTGTTTGGATGTACATGAGTACTATTCATGCAAATGGAAAGTGATTTGAAAACGTATTTGGATTTATTTGTTTCCGCTGATTTGAGAGTGTAGATTTGTAAGTGATTGCAGAATTTGACACTCTCTAAAATGAAGAGAAGTGTAGGAAAAACCAAATCATcgtattaaaattattttattacccTCTCTTTTAACAATTTactttacttatatttattattatatttattagtttcttttttccTGTAGTAAAGATTCCAAACTGCATACCCTGCATAAGTGGTTCCTGCATATTACTTGTGTGGTTCACCGGTGCGTGATGCATTCTTcataaataaactaattttataaaataaaatatatttaaataaataaatatggagTTAAAATTAAActgtttatattataaattattttaagttataattgataataattattattttaagttattaaattttatcaatcacGTCATACACAGACTTTcataaacttttcaattttcactcaTATCCACTCAAATCATATCATATTTCCTTTAATCCAAACAATCTTATCTTTACTTGCAAATCAACACAAATTCACTTTCAGAAATCCACACACCACATCCAAACATAACATAAAAAGACAATATCAACAAAACCCAATAGAAAAACTGGaccatttattaaataatctatttgCACTTTTATGATGATGAGGCGACATATGTGTACATGCTATCCTAGATTTGTAGTGCAAATATGGCACATGAAGAGATTGATTGGTTTGGTTTGTTTGAATGTTACCATAACAAAAAGAGAAGgttcacattttcttttcttcttttaatatcAATGCCACTTTCTCTGCATGCGATCATAGGTGTGGCGTGCTTATTATGTAtactattatattaatattatatagagAGAATCTACATTTCTAATCCAATTctatttttgaagtttttttttttaattatagtaattgttattaattttatcttttatatttttaaatttaatcattttttaatttgattatttattttaaattaaattatttttaaacaaataattattataataaaaattatctaaaaaataagCATTACCTATAATagaattgtaaaaattatttaaatttaattttataattatattaataattttattattataaaaaaaagtaaacaatcATATACGTAACGGTATTTTCacttattgtaataaaaatatctcaACAATTTCTTTCAATCAGCCTTCTTTAccatatttataacaatatataaaaaatatatcatttttttatccacatttcatttttctaattttatccttaattattattttaaaaattaattattttataaataatttatctttaaaccGTTATTCTAACaccttcttttatcttttaacaattattttaaaaaaaattgtacacatattttatttttttaattttatatttaataactattttaaaaattaattatatattatttattgattttaactcaaatttcaataaaaattaaaaaatacgaatATATAAACACGACAATGCATGTGTTTTTGTCGGTAATAATATAAAGAGCTTTATAAGAAATACAATCTTATAAAATGTCACATTCTTTACCATAAGGAAGGGTGTATTCACAATCAATATCACTcgtacaattaattaattaattattatcattattattatattttagccTTCTAAGAAGGTCTAAAGAAACTCAACATAGCTAGGGTTAGagataaaaatgttaaagaaatgtGAAACTGTTTGACTTATTGCGTTTAACATTTACTACATAATACTATTAACACAAATAACAGAAGTTTATCATCATATATCACTTGTCTCTTAAATGGGTGAATACTAGATGTTTTTGAAAccaaactaaatataaaaaataaaaaattgattaaaaccctaaaaatatcaaaaaagaaaaaaacattttaatatttggGATTCTctgttttttaattagtttacatcgcttttaattatttcaatacAAGGGCAATACAAAGTCTTATTTAAGATTCAgatcataaattttatatcacaTTAACATACTTCTATGAAGAGATTGAAATGCAATGAAAATAACCCAGCTGGCTTTTTCTTAAGTGGTTGGTAATTGGCTAGTTGGCAACGATGTTGATGTTACTAATTAAAGCATGTTGATGTGTTGTGTGCAGTGTCTAAAAGATGAGGGTGCATGATTTTATACTTGCTAATGCagtatcaaataataattatgttcaTAACATGGAAATCTGTGCTGCTTTAGCACAGAAAATCTTGAGGCCCTTCCACTTAAATATCCTTACACACAAGACAGAATAATCCAAACAATCAACATCATGCAATCATACTAGTAATGCCACAGGCCCCACTGTTATCCTCCACCTTCCATAACTGGTAACACCAAGGCACCAAGATATAGGATTGATGTACCaatctgaaaaagaaattagtttTCTGCCAACCAACAATTTTAACCAAGACCAAGATGAACCCTAACAAATCCACCAAATAAAGATCAAGCTTGCTGAAAATTAACAAAGTCGAGCAAAGTGACCAAATAGACCACACCAATGCATGCCGCACTAGGTACCCGATCCttcttaacctttttttttttccttttagaaGAAATTGAGTTTCTCCAAACACTGGTAGAGAACTGTGTGAAAACATGtccaagaatatatatatatatatgatatcaaAAGTATATCAAAGTAGAGAAGCTATAGAACATGAGAACAGATGGTAGCAATCCACTTTCTACAAATATTGGCGACTGTGACACTGCCAGCAATGTCATGACTGCTGCACTATCAtccataaaaataagaaagtcaGTAGCCAAACATTTTAGAGCCTGCCCATTTGGCCAATCTTTTACCAGCTGACACAGTCCTTGCCTTCCAACTTCTCTCTCCAATCTTCAGAAATAGTGGCTACTGTGACTCTGTCAGCAAGGCCTTGATTGCTGCACTTGTATCTCTATTTGGTGACTCATGCTTATGTTTTAACTGATGACTTCAGAGACAGCAAGGGGAATATCTGTCATTGATGGATCAACCACCCTTCCACTCCACCCCATCTCGCAGAAAAATATCGAATAAAGTTCATACATTTCATGCATGCAGTGATGACAGTTTTGGTGGTTGCAGTAATTGTGTTTGATCAGAATGTGATGAATAGTCTCTTTCCACATCCCAGCTGAGATACAGGAAATCCTCACAGCATTGCCAGGGGAATTGACGTTTTGGGCATCGTGTTCTTTGTTGCATTTCCTAAACAGAGACATGGAACTGACTTCCCCATTCTACCAAATTAATAGTCTTCtgtttatattcaatttttttttacctatttcaataattttattggaTTGATTATGTCTTGTTTCTAGAACAACTTATTCACACAAACACACATATCCATATATATCTATCgaaattcattatttaaatcatatattattaaacaaaaaaagttCAATATATTTAAAGCTGACTTAAACCAAGCATTAGAAGTTCTTGATTAATCCATTTGTTAAACCTTATAAGTACTCTGTTGATCAGGTAAACAATAGCTTACACCAAGTCCTCGTTTTTAACGGAGAATATATTGCTTGAGCAACTTCTCAACTACTTGAATCTTACCTAAAACAAATTGTCTTATATTTGATTTGGGCTTACTGATTAATTCAGACATAGAAGTATACAACTAGAAAAACTTGATAGTATTCAGCTCGAATTCATAAATATTCAAGAGCCATCATTCACCAAGCCAGTGATAATGATAACTCATCCTCGTTAAGTGGCTATCTAGTAATGAACATCTCCCCTTTAATTAACATATGTGCGATTTTGAATCCAACATTAAATGAAATTCCAATATATTAATGCCTGAGGTTATATAATTGCGATCTGCAAATAAAGAATGTCAACTAAAATCTTAATGATTACACTATAAGAGCACTAaagaatacttttaaaattttgttaaactgACTGAGAAGCAAGTTTTCTAGGAACTGACAACATCAACGAGCAATGGGTTCGACCAAAACAAATCAATTTTGCAATTACCTGAATTTACCTTGCCCAGACAGAGCAGGGTTGTGTGAAATGTTAAGTCGCCCCCCAAGGAAAGCTTAGTTTTAAATCTTACACCACATGTTTACTTCCTCAATTTGAAGCTCAAACCATCAGATCACAGAGACACTGATCATTGGAAAATGTCAACCCTTTGAGATGAAGTGAGATCATGAATTGAAAAGGCAGCACATCTTCAGTcacaaagaaaaggaaaaatgttAGTttggatctgcaaagtcaaaattgaagataaaactattttttcaagaaaagtCTTCAAATTTCACGATGCAACAATTTAGGCATGAACTATGAAGCTCCAAAAATACAAAGGATTACTAGAACTGAATTCCTGTCTGTTATAGTATACACTTACTAGAGGATATTTGGTTGTCCATCTAAGATCCAGGTTCAGATGATAATAAtgtcaaaattttcataaaagcATCTAATTGTTGCTTCCACTGATAAATGGTTGAAGTTCTTTGAAGCAGATCAAAAGAAATGGGTAATTTAGAATCCTAGAATTCACTGAAAAGCTACAGGAATTGCCGAGCCGAGAAAGCTTTTTTCTTCAACAATACCGAAGaatctcttctttttctatgTTTTGATGGTGGATGACGTGATGAATCATTGCATTTAAAGACAGCTAAACTATACTAGCAAATAACAAGCAAGCCATTAAGGGACAGAGCACATAATTAATCGAgactaaataaaaaacaagcAAGATTGACATGCCTAACCGGCAACTAATAACAACCTTCTAGAATAGAAAAAGACCACCGGATACGAAAGGTTTTCAGTAAGAATGCAATGCATGTGGATAATGTGAGAAACACGGACTTCAACTTTCAGTTTCAACAAACTTCTGCCTCAGCTCAACCAGCAACAGCTCAGTGGCCTCTCTCACTTTTTTTCGGTCCCAAAGTCCACCAATTACAACATTCCATATTTGTTCATCTGGAATGCACCCATCTAACACCATCTCATCAATAATTCGAGCAGCTTTGTGCAGGTCTCCTCTCTTACAAAAACATTTGACTAGACAATCAAAAGTGCCAACTTCAACCGAGATGCCTCTAGTACGCATACTCAGATACAACTGAAATGCACGAAGTGGATCAACATTATTACAAAGACCCTGGACTACCATGTTATGCATCCTAACATGAAGGCTCCAACTTGCTCGATTTGGTGAAATACCACCTAGCACCATCTCATCAATGAAGTTTGCAGCTTCTTGAAAGCTGCCTGCAGCACATAGGCCACTTATGACTTTTCCATACAACCCTGCACTTGGTTTCAAACCTTGAATTCTCATCCTGTCAAGAATCTGCACAGACTCACAAAGCTTTCCTTCTTTACACAGTCCACTGATTAAAGAACTATAAGTAACCATGTTGGGTAAATGGTTCTTTCTCGTCATCACTTCTAATAGCTCCATTGCTTGTGATGAATGGCCACCTTTGCACAAACCATCTATAAGAGAACTATAAGTAAAAACATTTGGTTCAATatcatttcttttcatttcttcaaGCAATCCAATTGCTTCATCTAAATTATTAGATTGACACAAGCCATGTATCAAACTAGTATAAGTAACAACAGAAGCAGAGAAACCTTTCTGCTCCATCTCTTTGAATAGTTCCTTTGCCTCATCGATATTTCCAAGTCTACACATCCCATTAATCAATGTACCATAAGTATATGAATCAGGTTGGCACCCACGGTTGGGCATCTCCTGAAATATCCGTAAGGCAGAATCAACAGTCTCCTTGTTTTTGCAGAGGGCCTTGATCAAAATATTGATGGAAACAACAGTAGGTGGAAAACCCATTTCTCTCATCTCCCTGTAGAAACCAATAGCCCTCTTTACATGGTTTTCCTCCACAAGAATATCTAGTATTGTAAGGTAAGCCTTTT is a window of Vigna unguiculata cultivar IT97K-499-35 chromosome 4, ASM411807v1, whole genome shotgun sequence DNA encoding:
- the LOC114181957 gene encoding pentatricopeptide repeat-containing protein At5g46100 isoform X1, producing MGSKTLLKWPKQITNSLVVQLIKAEKDVHKAVTIFDSATAEYINGFRHDHETFGLMISRLVAVNQFRTAEGMLERMKQEDCKVTEDILLTISRGYGRVHRPLDAIRVFHKMEGFQLRPTQKAYLTILDILVEENHVKRAIGFYREMREMGFPPTVVSINILIKALCKNKETVDSALRIFQEMPNRGCQPDSYTYGTLINGMCRLGNIDEAKELFKEMEQKGFSASVVTYTSLIHGLCQSNNLDEAIGLLEEMKRNDIEPNVFTYSSLIDGLCKGGHSSQAMELLEVMTRKNHLPNMVTYSSLISGLCKEGKLCESVQILDRMRIQGLKPSAGLYGKVISGLCAAGSFQEAANFIDEMVLGGISPNRASWSLHVRMHNMVVQGLCNNVDPLRAFQLYLSMRTRGISVEVGTFDCLVKCFCKRGDLHKAARIIDEMVLDGCIPDEQIWNVVIGGLWDRKKVREATELLLVELRQKFVETES
- the LOC114181957 gene encoding pentatricopeptide repeat-containing protein At5g46100 isoform X2, whose amino-acid sequence is MLERMKQEDCKVTEDILLTISRGYGRVHRPLDAIRVFHKMEGFQLRPTQKAYLTILDILVEENHVKRAIGFYREMREMGFPPTVVSINILIKALCKNKETVDSALRIFQEMPNRGCQPDSYTYGTLINGMCRLGNIDEAKELFKEMEQKGFSASVVTYTSLIHGLCQSNNLDEAIGLLEEMKRNDIEPNVFTYSSLIDGLCKGGHSSQAMELLEVMTRKNHLPNMVTYSSLISGLCKEGKLCESVQILDRMRIQGLKPSAGLYGKVISGLCAAGSFQEAANFIDEMVLGGISPNRASWSLHVRMHNMVVQGLCNNVDPLRAFQLYLSMRTRGISVEVGTFDCLVKCFCKRGDLHKAARIIDEMVLDGCIPDEQIWNVVIGGLWDRKKVREATELLLVELRQKFVETES